The Streptomyces capitiformicae genome contains the following window.
CCGACGGCACGCCTCCAGCGAGCGCACACTGCGCCGTCGTCTGGCCGAGTGCGGCACGACGTACGAGGCGGTAGTCGACGGAGTACGCCGCGAGCGGGTCGAGCAGCTGCTGCGCCGGCCAGAACTGACCCTGCGGGACATCGCCCGACAGGCGGGTTTCTCCGACGTGCGAGCACTGCGGCGGGCGGTGCACCGCTGGCACGGGGTGGCCCCGGCCCGGCTGCGCGGGGAGGCCGGAGTGCAGTAAAGGGAGTGCCCACGCGCCGCCGCGCCACCGCGCCCTGGGTCACCGGGTCAACGCGTGCGGATCCAGACGGTCTTCTCTCTGGTCCACTGCGCGAAGGCGTCGGTGGACTTCTCCGCGCCACCGAACCCCGACTGCTTCCACCCGCCGAAGGGCGTGGTGATGTCGCCTTCGCTGTACGCGTTGACGGAAACCACACCGGCTTCGATGCCCCGCGCGAGCCGGAGCGCGGCGTCGAGGTCACGGGTCCACACCGAGGCGGCGAGCCCGTATTCGGTGGCGTTCGCCAAGTGCACCGCCTCGCCCTCCGTGGTGAAGGTCTGGACGGTGACAACAGGGCCGAACAGTTCCTTGGTGAGCACGTCGCTGCCCGCCGGGGCCCGGCTGATCACGGTCGGCGGGTAGTAGGCACCGCGCGCCGGCAGCCCGTGCGGCAGCCCGCTGGTGTGGACGTGAGCCCCTGCGGAGCGGGCCGCGTCCACCGCCGCCGCGACCCGGTCGAAGGCGGCACGGTTGATGAGCGGCCCCACCTGGGTGCGTACGTCGGCGGGGTCGCCGATGGTGAGGCTCTTCGCGGCGGCGGTGAACCGGTCCAGCACTTCCTCGGCGATGCTGTGGTGGACCAGGACGCGGGAGCCGGCGGTGCAGTTCTGCCCCATGGTCAAGAACGCGGCCTCGATCATGTTGTCGATCAGTTCGTCGCCGTACTCGAGCGCGTCCGCCATCAGGATCTGGGGGCTTTTGCCGCCCATCTCCAAGGAGACCCGCTTGAAGTTGGTCTCCGCCGCGTCGGCCAGGATGCGGCGTCCGGTGGCGGTGGACCCGGTGAACGACAGTGCGCGCACGAGCGGGTTGCGGGCGAGCGCCCTGCCGGTGACGGAGCCGCGGCCGGGCAGCACCGTGAGCACACCGTCCGGTAGGCCCACCTCGGCCGCCAGAGCGGCAAGGTGCAGGGTGGAGCGCGGGGTGGCCTCGGCGGGCTTGAGCAGCAGGGAGTTGCCCGCGGCGAGCGCGGGGCCGACCTTCCAGGCGGCCATGGCCAGCGGGTAGTTCCAGGGCAGGATCGCGGCGGCCACCCCGACCGGTTCCCGGCTCACCAGGCCCAGGCTCTCGTGACCGGTGGGGGCGACGCGGCCGAAGACCTTGTCGGCCGCCTCCGCGAACCAGCGGATCGACTCGATCGCCCCGGGCACGTCGCCCGTACGGCACTCCGTGATCGGCTTGCCCGCGTCCTCGCAGTCCAGCCGGGCCAGGAACCCGGCGTGGCGCTCCATGAGGTCGGCCAGGCGCAGCAGGACAGCGGCTCGCTCCCGCGGGGACCGGCCGGCCCAGACGCCGCTCTCGAAGACCTTGTGCGCCTGCTCGGCCGCCAGCACGACGTCCTGCTCGCTCGCCGCCGGTACGGTCGTGATCAGCTGACCTGTGGTGGGATTGACGACGTCGAGCGTCTCCTCGATGCCCATGATGTCCGTCCCGTTCATGCTTCCTCCATCAGTTCCCACCGGCCGCCGACCTGGCGGGCCAGCCCTCTGCGGCGCAGGTCCTCCAGATAGCGGGCCATGCCCCGCTCACCCCGCTTGCGGAACAGCGGGAAGAGCCTGGGCAGCAGGTTCGGCGCCAGCATCGCGAACCGCACCAGCCGGGACTCGCCGGACCGGACGTAGGACTCCAGGCGGGGCTTGTCCAGCAGGCTCACGACCGCCCTGACGACATCGGACGGCTGCTGCGGTGCGTCCTGGAACTGCATGGAGTTCCCGCCGTCGACGGCCTCCTGACGGAGCATCCGCGTGTCGGTCGCCGACGGCAGCACCGAACCCGCCTGGATGCCCTTGCCTCGCAGGTCCAGCCCGATGGCGAGCATCGCGCCACGCAGCCCGAACTTCGCGGCGGTGTAGATGGGGGTCTCGCCCAGCGGGAAGATCCCGCCGAGGGACACGGTCGTGATGACCCGGGGGTCGCCGGAGGCCCGCAGCAGCGGGACGGCGATCCGGGTGGTGACCAATGGGGAGACCAGGTTGAGGTCGATCTCCCGCTCGATGCTCTCGACGCTGCGCACGTCGAACCGTTCGGCGCTGGTCATACCCACGTTGTTCACCAGGACGTCTATACGGCCGTGGGTGGCCGCGACGATGTCGAGCATCCGCTCCACCGCGGCGTGGTCCAGCAGGTCGCAGCCCAGCCCGGCATGCCCGCTCCCCGGCAGATCGGCGGCGGTCCGCTTGGCCCGCGCCTCGTCGATGTCGACCACGACGAGGCGGGCACCGCCTGCGGCGAAGCGGTGGCACAGGGCGCTGCCGATGCCTCCGGCGCCGCCTGTCACCAGGATGACCTTGTCACGGAAGTCGTACGTCATGACGCCACCGCTTCCTGTCGTACGGACGTTGCCCGAGGCGGCAGGCCCGCGGTACGCCAGCCCATCCCCTCGGCGACCTTGCCGAGGTACTTCACGAAGGCGTCGCTGTGGACGTAGCCGGTGTGGCGCGGCGAGTCGACGAATTTCAGTCCGCCGGACAGGTCCGGCCGGTCACTGCGGATCATGCGGGCGAACCGCTCGGCGGTCGGCAGCCCGGCCCGCGCGTCCCGGATGTAGGACGCGATCAACTGGGCCTGGTTGTCGAAGAGCTGGTAGGCCCCGGAGTTGGTCTCCACGAAGCCGACCCCGAACAGGCCCTCGTGCTCGCGGGAGAAGGAGGACAGATAGAGGTCGGGGTGCTGCTCGTCGCCGAAGTACTTCTGCGCCACGGGGACTTTGTGGACGTATCCCGTGGCCAGCAGGATCAGGTCGAAGTCGTCGCTGGTGCCGTCGGTGAAGTGCACCGTCCGGCCCTCGGTGCGTGCGATGCCGGGCCTGGCCGTGATGTCCCCGTGCTGGAGGTGGTGGATCAGCAGCGAGTTGATGGCCGGGTGGGTCTCGAACAGCTCGTGGTCGGGCTTTTGCAGACCGAGCCTGCGCGGGTCGCCGTTGATCAGTCGCAGCAGGCCGCCGAACAGCTTCTGCTGCAGCCACATCGGCAGGTGGGGGCCGCCCGCGGCGATGGTGTCCACCGGCCGGCCGAACAGGTGCTTGGGGATGAACCAGTAACCACGTCGCATGCTGATCGCCGCGTAATCGGCGGACCGCGCCGCGTCGCAGGCGATGTCCAGCCCGGAGTTCCCCGCACCCACCACCAGCACCCGCTTGCCCCGCAGTTCAGCGCTGCTGCGGTAGGTGACCGTGTGGCGGATCTCTCCGGTGAAGTCGCCGGGCAGGTCGGGGACGTTGGGGTGCCACTGCGCGCCCGTGCACACGACGACCTGCCGGTGTGTGCCGGCCCGGCCGTCGGCCCGGGTGACCGTCCAGGTGCCGTCCGGATTCTTGTCCACGCTGCGGACCTCGGTGCCGAACTCGATCCGGTCCCTGAGTCCGTATGCCTCGGCGAAGGACGTCAGGTAGGACAGGATCTGCCGGTGCGGCGGGTAGTCGGCGAAGTGGTCCGGCATCGGATAGCCGCCGAAGCCGGAGAGCGACTTGCTGGAGATGAAGTGGGCCGACTCGTACATAGGGCTGCCGGGGTTGTCGATGTCCCACAGCCCGCCCGGC
Protein-coding sequences here:
- a CDS encoding aldehyde dehydrogenase family protein — protein: MNGTDIMGIEETLDVVNPTTGQLITTVPAASEQDVVLAAEQAHKVFESGVWAGRSPRERAAVLLRLADLMERHAGFLARLDCEDAGKPITECRTGDVPGAIESIRWFAEAADKVFGRVAPTGHESLGLVSREPVGVAAAILPWNYPLAMAAWKVGPALAAGNSLLLKPAEATPRSTLHLAALAAEVGLPDGVLTVLPGRGSVTGRALARNPLVRALSFTGSTATGRRILADAAETNFKRVSLEMGGKSPQILMADALEYGDELIDNMIEAAFLTMGQNCTAGSRVLVHHSIAEEVLDRFTAAAKSLTIGDPADVRTQVGPLINRAAFDRVAAAVDAARSAGAHVHTSGLPHGLPARGAYYPPTVISRAPAGSDVLTKELFGPVVTVQTFTTEGEAVHLANATEYGLAASVWTRDLDAALRLARGIEAGVVSVNAYSEGDITTPFGGWKQSGFGGAEKSTDAFAQWTREKTVWIRTR
- a CDS encoding SDR family NAD(P)-dependent oxidoreductase → MTYDFRDKVILVTGGAGGIGSALCHRFAAGGARLVVVDIDEARAKRTAADLPGSGHAGLGCDLLDHAAVERMLDIVAATHGRIDVLVNNVGMTSAERFDVRSVESIEREIDLNLVSPLVTTRIAVPLLRASGDPRVITTVSLGGIFPLGETPIYTAAKFGLRGAMLAIGLDLRGKGIQAGSVLPSATDTRMLRQEAVDGGNSMQFQDAPQQPSDVVRAVVSLLDKPRLESYVRSGESRLVRFAMLAPNLLPRLFPLFRKRGERGMARYLEDLRRRGLARQVGGRWELMEEA
- a CDS encoding flavin-containing monooxygenase, whose protein sequence is MSEYQYDTCVIGAGPAGLAVARALAERDLPYTHIERHTGPGGLWDIDNPGSPMYESAHFISSKSLSGFGGYPMPDHFADYPPHRQILSYLTSFAEAYGLRDRIEFGTEVRSVDKNPDGTWTVTRADGRAGTHRQVVVCTGAQWHPNVPDLPGDFTGEIRHTVTYRSSAELRGKRVLVVGAGNSGLDIACDAARSADYAAISMRRGYWFIPKHLFGRPVDTIAAGGPHLPMWLQQKLFGGLLRLINGDPRRLGLQKPDHELFETHPAINSLLIHHLQHGDITARPGIARTEGRTVHFTDGTSDDFDLILLATGYVHKVPVAQKYFGDEQHPDLYLSSFSREHEGLFGVGFVETNSGAYQLFDNQAQLIASYIRDARAGLPTAERFARMIRSDRPDLSGGLKFVDSPRHTGYVHSDAFVKYLGKVAEGMGWRTAGLPPRATSVRQEAVAS